The Trichosurus vulpecula isolate mTriVul1 unplaced genomic scaffold, mTriVul1.pri scaffold_161_arrow_ctg1, whole genome shotgun sequence genome includes a region encoding these proteins:
- the LOC118833304 gene encoding inactive ribonuclease-like protein 10, whose product MKPVLQIFPTLLLLLGLGLGHQMAPAILKASQELADQLSDSDSWEEAAEDMDVTKAMEPQEAGENGMLLWDSLELSLAEAFLREKEMMGKEEAVAKELVHAKDMSYLRQVQFNKHCNGMMAQKARQPNSVCKAKHSFIHENLHKVKAICTTPSIPCKERGHECHQSSEPLKSTICQLTGDIVFPSKDHYQSSALTVMITIACDLKDPESLRY is encoded by the coding sequence ATGAAGCCAGTTCTACAGATCTTCCCCacgctgctgctgctcctgggcctggggctgggacATCAGATGGCTCCAGCAATCCTAAAGGCCAGTCAGGAGCTAGCGGATCAGCTTTCAGACAGTGACTCATGGGAAGAGGCAGCTGAAGATATGGATGTCACTAAAGCCATGGAACCCCAGGAGGCTGGTGAGAATGGCATGCTGTTGTGGGATTCCTTGGAGTTGTCATTGGCAGAGGCTTTtctcagagaaaaggaaatgatgggTAAGGAGGAAGCAGTGGCTAAGGAACTTGTCCATGCCAAAGATATGTCCTACTTGAGGCAGGTCCAGTTTAACAAGCACTGCAATGGCATGATGGCCCAGAAAGCCAGGCAGCCGAACAGCGTCTGTAAGGCAAAGCACTCCTTTATCCATGAAAACCTACACAAAGTCAAAGCTATCTGTACCACCCCAAGCATTCCTTGCAAGGAAAGGGGGCACGAATGTCACCAGAGCAGTGAACCTTTGAAATCAACCATCTGCCAGCTAACTGGGGACATAGTATTCCCCAGTAAAGATCACTACCAAAGTAGTGCTCTGACTGTGATGATCACCATTGCCTGTGATCTGAAGGATCCTGAGAGCCTTCGTTATTAA